From Fusarium fujikuroi IMI 58289 draft genome, chromosome FFUJ_chr07, a single genomic window includes:
- a CDS encoding related to TATA-binding protein-associated-factor, whose amino-acid sequence MATDTPKLLWNPDNVKDVAESVGISSLNEEALKCLAQDVEYRIGQVIVESLRFMRAARRTTLTVNDISLALRALDVEPLYGYDSTRPLRYGEASLGPGQPLFYIEDEEVDFEKLINAPLPKVPRDMGFTAHWLAIEGVQPSIPQNPTTSESRSQELLPKGPGANPALSALAGNDNVSMKPSVKHIVSKELILYFDKIQAAVLDDNPDEEVVRLRQAALGSVRDDPGLHQLIPYFITFIMDRVTHHLDDTFTLKQMMELTNALIENKSLFLDPYASPLSAPALTCLMARKLGTDEGTDALKEQYDLRQLAASLVGRIARKYSASNTLLRPKLTRTCLKYFLDPTKPPAVLYGAIHGLLEAGGPEAIRVLVLRNLQTFDSGILQPLKEKAEGTMDYEMLVQGIVQAVASLADHVESDTNGVNGAANVETEISELKDFIGPIIGEKIASAGSRRLIRTILDARFLD is encoded by the exons ATGGCTACCGATACCCCAAAACTGCTCTGGAATCCTGATAACGTCAAGGATGTCGCAGAGTCGGTCGGCATCAGCTCTCTCAACGAAGAAGCGCTCAAGTGCTTGGCACAGGACGTAGAATACCGAATCGGCCAGGTCATCGTGGAGTCTCTGCGCTTCATGCGCGCCGCCCGCAGAACAACCCTCACCGTCAACGACATCTCCCTCGCGCTCAGGGCGCTCGACGTAGAGCCCCTCTACGGCTACGATTCTACGCGTCCGCTACGGTACGGCGAGGCCAGTCTCGGACCTGGCCAGCCGCTGTTCTacattgaggatgaggaggtcGATTTTgaaaagctcatcaatgCGCCTCTGCCTAAGGTGCCGCGCGACATGGGCTTTACGG CGCACTGGCTCGCCATCGAAGGTGTCCAGCCTTCCATCCCTCAGAACCCCACGACTTCCGAATCTCGATCGCAGGAACTCCTTCCCAAGGGACCTGGTGCGAACCCTGCCTTGTCCGCCTTGGCAGGCAATGACAATGTCTCCATGAAACCATCTGTTAAGCACATTGTGAGCAAGGAGCTTATACTCTACTTTGACAAAATCCAGGCTGCTGTTCTCGACGACAATCCTGACGAAGAAGTGGTACGCCTACGGCAAGCCGCTCTCGGTTCCGTGAGAGACGACCCTGGTCTGCACCAGCTCATCCCATACTtcatcaccttcatcatggacCGAGTAACACACCACCTCGATGACACCTTCACTCTTAagcagatgatggagttgacgAATGCTCTCATCGAGAACAAGAGCCTTTTCCTGGATCCCTACGCCAGTCCCCTGTCGGCGCCTGCTCTCACTTGTCTAATGGCGAGAAAATTGGGCACTGACGAAGGCACGGATGCTCTCAAGGAGCAGTATGATCTCCGACAGCTGGCTGCATCTCTGGTAGGACGAATTGCGCGCAAATATTCTGCTTCCAACACACTCCTACGACCCAAGTTGACGAGGACATGCCTCAAATACTTTCTCGACCCTACCAAACCCCCTGCAGTTCTCTACGGTGCCATCCACGGCCTTTTGGAAGCAGGAGGTCCAGAGGCAATCCGCGTGCTGGTGCTACGTAACTTGCAGACTTTTGACTCGGGGATCCTACAGCCTCTGAAGGAAAAGGCAGAGGGCACAATGGACTACGAGATGCTGGTCCAGGGCATAGTACAGGCTGTGGCTTCGCTGGCAGATCATGTCGAATCAGACACCAACGGAGTCAATGGTGCAGCAAACGTCGAGACAGAGATATCCGAACTCAAGGACTTTATCGGACCCATCATTGGGGAAAAGATTGCATCTGCGGGTAGTCGGAGACTGATCAGGACAATACTGGATGCTCGATTCTTGGATTAG
- a CDS encoding related to cytochrome b-large subunit translates to MLAQRVGVAALRQGATKPFFAQNIPKAALAAGISTSSPLRAVGSTKVSQQDGHQILVNQRLNRPVSPHLAIYKIEQTWFGSSAWNRITGCTLSATMYGFSLAYLAAPLVGLHLESASIASFAAGLPLAVKGGIKFTLGFPFVYHAISGFKHLLYDAGKGFAKTTIVQADKYIWAASFLGAIGLVAFL, encoded by the exons ATGCTCGCTCAACGTGTTGGCGTCGCCGCTCTTCGTCAAG GCGCGACCAAGCCCTTCTTCGCCCAGAACATCCCCAAGGCTGCTCTCGCTGCTGGAATCTCTACCTCTTCCCCCCTACG CGCCGTCGGTTCTACCAAGGTCTCGCAGCAAGACGGCCACCAGATCCTCGTCAACCAGCGCCTCAACCGTCCCGTCTCTCCCCATCTGGCCATCTACAAGATCGAGCAGACATGGTTCGGTAGCTCCGCCTGGAACCGAATCACCGGCTGCACCCTCTCCGCGACCATGTACGGTTTCTCCCTTGCCTACCTCGCCGCCCCTCTTGTCGGACTTCACCTCGAGAGCGCAAGCATCGCCAGCTTCGCTGCTGGTCTGCCCCTCGCTGTCAAGGGCGGCATCAAGTTCACGCTGGGCTTCCCCTTCGTCTACCACGCCATCAGCGGTTTCAAGCACCTCCTGTACGACGCTGGCAAGGGTTTCGCCAAGACGACTATTGTCCAGGCCGATAAGTACATCTGGGCTGCCAGTTTCCTCGGAGCTATTGGCCTGGTTGCTTTCCTGTAA